One Arthrobacter sp. B3I4 genomic window, AACCACCGGCTACTACGAGGACTTCAATTCGCTTGGCGCCCTGGCGAAGGTCTTGGAAAAGGGCTTCTTCCACGACGGCAGCTACTCCAGCTTCCGGGAACGGCACCATGGCCGGCCGATCGACACCGGCCTCGTGCACCCGGCCGCCCTCGTGGTGTGCAACCAGAACCACGACCAGATCGGCAACCGTGCCACCGGCGACCGGCTCTCGCAGAGCCTGGGCTACGGGCAACTGGCGCTCGCCGCCGTCGCGACCCTGACCGCTCCGTTCACCCCGATGCTGTTCATGGGCGAGGAATACGGCGCTACCACGCCGTGGCAGTTCTTCACCTCGCATCCGGAACCGGAGCTGGGCAAGGCCACCGCCGAGGGCCGGATCAAGGAATTCGAACGGATGGGCTGGGATCCCGCCGTCGTCCCCGACCCGCAGGACCCGGAAACCTTCACCCGCTCCAAGCTGGACTGGGCCGAGGCGGAGGCGGGGGAGCACGCGCGGCTGCTGGAGCTGTACCGGAAGCTGATCGCGCTGCGCCGCTCGACGCCGGAGCTCGCCGGGGCCGGTTTCGCCGAGACCGCGGTCGACTTCAGCGAGGACGAGGGCTGGCTGCTGCTGCGGCGCGGCAGCGTGGAAGTGGCACTGAACTTCTCCACCGAACCCCGCCCGGTGAGCGTGGAGGGTGGCTCGCTGCTGCTGGCCACCGAGGACGCCGTCGCGCTCGAGGACGGCCGGCTCAAGCTGCCCGGCCACAGCGCCGCCGTCGTCGCGCGCTAAGGCGCATCACCAGACAAGCCGTACCTTCGGGAGGAACAACCATGACCTACGTTGCAGCGGAGACCCGCTACGACTCCATGCCGTACCGCCGGGTGGGCCGCAGCGGACTGAAACTGCCGGCCATTTCGCTGGGCCTGTGGCACAACTTCGGCGACGACAAGCCCTTCGAGGTGCAGCGGGCCATCCTGCGCCGCGCCTTCGACCTGGGCGTGACGCACTTCGATCTCGCCAACAACTACGGCCCGGCGGCTGGTTCCGCCGAGACCAATTTCGGCCGGCACCTCAAGGACGACTTCGCGCCGTACCGGGACGAACTGGTCATCTCCAGCAAGGCCGGCTACAACATGTGGCCCGGGCCGTACGGCGAGTGGGGATCACGGAAATACCTGCTCGCCAGCCTGGACCAGTCGTTGACGCGCATGGGCCTGGATTACGTGGACATCTTCTACAGCCACCGCCCGGACCCGGAGACGCCGCTGGAGGAGACCATGGGCGCGCTTGACCAGGCTGTGCGTTCCGGCAAGGCCCTCTACGCCGGGATCTCCTCCTACACCCCGGAGCAGACGGTTGAGGCGGCACGGATCCTCAAGGAGCTCGGCACGCCGCTGCTGATCCACCAGCCCAGCTACTCCATGCTGAACCGCTGGACCGAGAACGGCAGCCCCAGCCTCTATGAGGCGCTGGAGCAGGTGGGCGCCGGGTCCATTGCCTTCTCACCGCTGGCCCAGGGCATGTTGACGGACCGCTACCTGAACGGTGTTCCGGAAGACTCCCGCGCCGCCCAGAACAAGTCCCTGGATGAAGCCACCATTACCGGTGAAAAGCTGGACCGGGTGCGCGGACTCAACCGGATCGCCGAGGGCCGCGACCAGACCCTCGCTCAGATGGCCATCGCCTGGGTCCTGCGTGACCAGGTGAAGGGTTCCCCGGTAACGTCGGCGCTGGTCGGTGCTTCCAGCGTCCGCCAGCTCGAGGACACCCTGGCTGCGGTCAACAACCTGGGGTTCACGGCTGATGAGCTGGACGCGATCGACGAGTTCGCCGTGGAATCTGATATCAACCTCTGGTCGCAGAAGTAGGAAGCCGCCGGGGCCGGGAACAAGCCAGGTCCCGGCGCCGTTGACTAGAATGCAAGGGCGCCGCATGGCGCTGTGCCCGTGGGCCGCCGTCGTACATCAGAGTGCGTCCGCGCCGGGCACGTGAAGTTCGTTCTCAAAGGGAGTTTCGTGTCTGCAAATCCGATTCGTGTTGCAATCGTCGGCGTGGGTAACTGTGCCACTTCGCTGGTCCAGGGTGTCCAGTACTACCAGGATGCTGACCCGGAGACCACGATCCCTGGTCTGATGCACGTCCAGTTCGGCAAGTACCACGTCAACGACGTCCAGTTCGTTGCAGCGTTCGACGTCGACGGCAAGAAGGTGGGCCAGGACCTGTCCGCCGCCATCCTTGCCAGCGAAAACAACACCATCAAGATCGCCGACGTCCCGCCGACCGGTGTCACCGTCCAGCGCGGCCCGACCCTCGACGGCCTCGGCAAGTACTACCTCGAGACCATCGAGCAGTCCCCGGAGGAGCCGGTCGACGTCGTCCAGGCCCTCAAGGACGCCGAGGTCGATGTGATGGTCTGCTACCTCCCGGTCGGATCCCAGGAAGCGGCCGAGTTCTACGCCCAGTGCGCGATCGACGCCGGTGTGGCCTTCGTCAACGCCTTGCCGGTCTTCATCGCCGGGACCAAGGCCTGGGCCGACAAGTTCACCGCAGCCGGTGTGCCGATCGTGGGCGATGACATCAAGAGCCAGATCGGCGCCACCATCACGCACCGCGTCATGGCGAAGCTGTTCGAAGACCGCGGCGTCACGCTGGACCGCACCTACCAGCTGAACGTCGGCGGCAACATGGACTTCAAGAACATGCTCGAGCGGGACCGTCTCGAGTCCAAGAAGATCTCCAAGACTCAGGCCGTCACCTCCAACGTCGAGGCCGAGCTCGCCGCCAAGGACGTGCACATTGGTCCGTCGGACTACGTGCAGTGGCTCGATGACCGCAAGTGGGCCTTCGTGCGCCTCGAGGGCCGCAACTTCGGCGACGCCCCGGTGTCGCTCGAATACAAGCTGGAGGTCTGGGACTCGCCCAACTCGGCCGGTGTGATCATTGACGCCGTCCGCGCCGCGAAGATCGGCCTGGACCGCGGCATCGGCGGTCCGCTGCTGTCGGCGTCGAGCTACTTCATGAAGTCCCCGCCGGAGCAGTTCAACGACGACCTGGGCCGCGAAAAGGTCGAGGCCTTCATCCGCGGCGATTTGGAGCGCTAACCCCGGGTTTCCGCTTTCCCTGGTTGCCCTAGACGCCCCCGCACCCCGGTGCGGGGGCGTCGTGCGTTTCCCGACGCTCCCTCAGGTTTGGCTGTTTGGGTTGTGACGCTCCCTCAGGTTTGGGTTGTGACGCTCCCTCAGGTTTGGCTGTTTGGGTTGTGACGCTCCCTCAGGTTTGGTCGTTTGGGTTGTGACGCTCCCTCAGGTTTGGTCGTTTGGGTTGCGACGCTCCGTCCCGACCCCAGGCGGTGTCTTCTTTGGAGTGCGCAGGCGCTTGGCTCAGCCGGTGTTGGAAAAGCCGGCGGCCGACGCCGGACTTTGAGAGGCGGTCCGCAAACTCCGTTTAATCCTAGAGATCGCGTTCCTAAAGTCGTCCGCCAGATCGTCCTTTGTCAGGACGAGGACGATCCATCCGGCTGCTTCGAACGCCTTGTCACGCCGTCGGTCGCTGAAAATTTGCGCGGGAAGCAAGTGGTGGCCGCCGTCGTACTGAATGGCGACGCGACGACGGCGGTACCCGAGATCGGCGGTCGGGGAACCAAGGCGCCCCGGGTGGAGCGCGACCTGGAGCTCCGGTTCCGGCAGACCGGCATCACCCATCGCCAGACGTAGCAGGGTCTCGGGTCCGGAATCGGATCCAACCCGCATCAAATCAAGGGCCGCCCGCGCACGGACGATTCCCTGCAAGTTTGGGTGGCGTATCACCATAGAACGCAGCTGATCTGTGGTCGCGAAGGGCTCGCGCCGCCCCTCGAGTTGGAACCGCGGGATCCGGACAAGCTCATCGCCCATGCAGACCAGCTCGGGAAGGCTCAGCCGCCGGGCGAGATCGAGCCACGTCCGAGAACGCGTGCTGATACGGATGCCGTCCACCGTTTCGACCTCATCGTCCAAGGTCAGCACCGTGTGCCCGACAATGCCTTTGCGGCGGACCTCGGGCAGCGCGCGCGGCTTGCTCAGGTGTAGCTCCTCGGTGTCTGACAGCCAAGGTGGCAGAATCTGGCATCGAAGTCTCGCGGCTGTTACGTGCGAGATCCAGGCTCCGGGCGACGCGTCGGACAACGCGCGGGCCGCGGCCTCCAATTCGAAGCTCCACCCGGCGGGCCGGTAGAGACCCCTGCTGACGTGATTGATATCGGACTGTCTGAGCCTCGATCTCGATATGCCTAACAATCTCGCATCCGCGAAGGTGAAAGGTGCTGCGCTGAGGGGAACCGGAAGTTCCGTGCGGCGTTTCATGCTGGGATTGTGAACCCATTCGGACAATCCGCGCAGAAGTTATCCACAGGTGCCCCACTCGCCATCGAAAGCGCCAAGTGAAGGAGCCGCCGCTTACTGTCGGCACTGCACCAGATCTGAGGGGGCGTTGGGTAAATCGGCGCCGGAGCTGAGGGAGGGTCGGGTAATGGCGCGCCGGAGCTGAGGGAGGGTCGGGGAGTGGACGCCGGATCTGAGGGAGGGGTTTAGAAGAGGCCGACGGGGTTGCCGGCGGCGTCGACGTCCATCCGCATCGCCGCCGGCACCTTGGGCAGCCCCGGCATGGTCATCACCGCGCCGGTGAGGGCCACAATGAAGCCGGCCCCGGTCTTGGGAATCAGGTCCCGCACATGCACGGTGAAGCCCTTCGGGGCGCCGAGTTTGGCGGCATCGTCGCTGAAGGAATACTGCGTCTTCGCCATGCAGACCGGCATCGACGACCAGCCGTTCTTCTCGATTTCGGCGAGCCGCTTCAGTGCCGGTACGGAGAATTCGACGCCGTCAGCGCCGTAGATCTCCTGCACGATGGTCCGAATCTTGTCCTCGACCGGCATCTCCAGCGGATACAGGTGCCGGAAACTGTGGGGCGCGTCGATCGCCGCAGCCACCTTCGCGGCCAGTTCGTCGCCGCCGTCGCTCCCGCCGCCGCGTCCCCAAACATCCGCCACCGCGGCCTGCACGCCTTCGGCGGCGCACCAGTCCAGCAGCCAGTCGAGCTCCTCCTGGCTGTCGGTGCCGAACTTGTTGATCGCCACCACCGGGGCTATCCCGAACTTCTCCACGTTCCGCACGTGCCGCCGCAGGTTCACGACGCCGGCGGCCAGCGCTTCGACGTCGGGCTTCTTGAGCTGGTCCTTGGCGACGCCGCCATGCATTTTGAGCGCCCTGATGGTAGCCACCACGACGACGGCGGACGGCGCGACGTCGGCGACCCTGGACTTGATGTCCATGTACTTCTCGGCGCCCAGGTCCGCGCCGAAGCCGGCCTCGGTGACGACGATGTCGGCGAGGCTGCGGGCGGTCTGGGTGGCGATCAACGAGTTGCAGCCGTGCGCGATGTTGGCGAAAGGGCCGCCGTGGACGAGGGCCGGGGTGCCCGCGATGGTCTGCACCAGGTTCGGTTTCAGGGCATCCTTGAGCAGCATGGTCAGGGCGCCCTGAACGCCGAGGTCGGCCACCGTGACGGGCTCACGGTCGTAGGTGTAGCCGAAGGTGATCCGGCCTAGCCGGGCCCGCAGGTCGTCCAAGTTCGTGGAAAGGCAGAACACCGCCATGATTTCCGAGGCGACCGTGATGTCGAAGCCGTCCTGCCGGGGGACGCCCTGGGTCGGACCGCCGAGGCCAATCACCACTTCGCGCAGCGACCGGTCGTTCATGTCCAGCACCCGCTTGAACGTCATCCGGCGCGGATCGATGTTCAGCGCGTTGCCTTGGTAGATGTGGTTGTCCACGAGCGCCATGAGGGCGTTGTTGGCCGAGGTGATGGCGTGGAAGTCGCCGGTGAAGTGCAGGTTGATTTCATCCATCGGCAGGACCTGGGAGTAGCCGCCGCCGGTCGCGCCGCCCTTCATGCCCAGGATCGGACCCAACGAGGGCTCACGCAGCGCGATCATCGCCCGGTGCCCGGCGCGGGCCAGGGAGTCCGCCAGACCCACCGTCACCGTGGACTTTCCCTCGCCGGCCGGAGTCGGGGACATCGCTGAAATCCAGCACCACCTTGCCCTGCGGCTGCGAGCCGCGGCCGGCGAGCCTGGCCGGATCGATCTTGGCCTTGAACCGGCCGTAGAAGTCCAGGGCCTCGGGATTGATGCCGGCAGCGGCGGCGACCTCCTCGATGGGCCGGATGGCGGCCCGCTGCGCGATCTCCAGATCGGTCGGGACCGGGCTTTCAGCCGGCGTTGCGGCCGGGGTAGCGCCCTGCGCGCCGCCCGGAGTTGCGGCAGCGGCACCGTCTGGGAATGGCCCGCCGTCGGGAAGTGCGGCGGCTGCGGTTTCCGTGGTGTTCTCAGACATCGTTGTCCTTAAGCTCGTGGCTTGGTCGTGGTTCGGCCGGTCGTGGCCGGCAGTGCGGGCGGGCCGGGTCAGGGTGTGTGGCCCGCGGGAATGCTGCTTCGTGTTCCAAAATACTGGACCAGCGCGGCCTGGTAGCTTTCCAGCGTGATCGCGGCGGTGCGTTGCCAGCCGAACCCCTGGGCGTGCACCGATGCCGCCCGGCCCATGTCCTCGCGGGTTGCCGGGTCGTCGTGGAGGGCTTCGAGGGCGTCGGCCCAGTCCGCGGCCTTGTGTCCTTCGACCAGCAGTCCGGTGCGGCCGTCGAAAATGGCCCGCGACAGCCCGCCTACCTTCGTGGCGACCACGGGCGTGCCGCAGGCCTGGGCCTCCAGGGCGACCAGCCCGAAGGACTCGCTGTAGGAGGGCATCACGACGACGTCGGCGGAGCGGTACCAGCCCGCCAGCTTGGGCGCGCTGACCGGCGGGTGGTGCGTCACGACGTCGTCCATTCCGGCCGCGGTGATCAGGGCCTTGAGATCGAAGTCCTTGTTCCCGCTCACCGCGCCGAGGATCGTCAGCTGCAGGTCAATGTCCGGCCGTCGGGCGCGGAGCAAGGCGGCGGCCTTGATCAGGATCTGCGGGCCCTTGAGCCGCTGGATCCGCCCGGCGAACAGCAGATGGAAGCGGCCCGGCGGCACCCCGTGCTGGCTCCGGGCACGGCCCCGGAAAGCCGGGGTGAAGATGGTCAGGTCGACGCCCGGGGGCGCGACGTCGATGTGGTCCGGGTCGGCGTCGTAGTGCGAGACCAGCTCGGCGGCTTCCGCGCCGGTGTTGGCGATCAGCCGGGTGGCGCCGTCGACGATCCGGTGCTCGCCTTCCTCGCGGCGGCGCGGCTCGGGCTGCTCGCCGGACTCCAGCAGCAGGTTCTTGACCTTGGCCATGGTGTGCATGGTGTGCACCAGCGGCACTCCCCAGAGCTGCGAGAGCTCCAGCCCCGCGGCCCCGGAGACCCAGTAGTGCGAATGAATGACATCGTAGCGGCCGTGCGGCTGCAGCTGTTTGATCCGGTCAATCTCGGCCACCATGCTGTGCAGCAGCGCCGGCAGTTCCTCCTTGGGGACCTTGTGCGGCGGACCGGCCAGCACGTTGTGGACGCACACGCCGGGGGAGGGGTGTTCGACGGCGGCCTGGCCCGCGGCGGTGGACCGCGTGAAAATCTCGACCTCGACGCCGTCCTCCGCCAGAGCTGCGGCGAGGGCGCGGATGTACACGTTCATGCCCCCGGCGTCGCCGGAGCCGGGCTGCTCCATCGGCGAGGTGTGCAGGGAAAGGAAGGCGACCCGGCGGACCAGCGGCATCGTGCTCCCTTCCCTTGCTGCGACGTGGATTCGGTAAAACACTACTCCTGAACCGGGGGCCGGTCCGCGGCGGGAGGTCGGCGGGCTGCTGCTAACGTGGCCGCTGTGAGCACAAATGACGAAAGCCGGCAGGTGCCCTGGCTCATCCGCGAGGCGACCGGCGAGGACTGGCCCGGTATCTGGCAGATTGTCGAGCCGGTGGTCCGCGCCGGCGAAACGTTTGCCTGGGACCGGGACACCACCGAGGACCAGGCCCGAGCCAAGTGGTTCCAGTCGCCCCCGGGCCGCACCTTCGTCGCGGTAGGGACGGGCGAGCTCGACGGCGTCGTGCTGGGCACCGGGGAAATGCACCCGAATCAGCGCGGCGGCGGAAGCCACGTCGCCAATGCCGGCTACATGGTCCGTGCCGGGCAGGGCGGCCGCGGCCTGGCCCGCGCACTGTGCGCCTACTCCCTGGAGGCAGCCCGGACGGCAGGGTTCCGGGCCATGCAATTCAATGCCGTGGTGGAAACCAACACCCGGGCCGTGGCCGCGTGGCAGGCGATGGGCTTCGAGGTCCTGGCCACGACCCCGGAGGCTTTCAACCACCCAAGCCAGGGCTACGTCGGCCTGCACGTGATGTACCGCAGGCTTTAGGAGTCCCGGCGCCAGAGCTCCCTGAGCTGCGGGAACGCCGCCTCATAGCCGGAGAGCAGCCGGGCTGCCAGGGCGTCGGAATCAACCAGCGGGTGCCGGGCGAACGCCGCCAGGGCGGCTTCCCTGCGCGTACCCGGGCCGGCCCAGCCTGGACCGGCCGGAGCAGCGCCGGCCGGGGCAGCGGCCCGGACCACGAGCCGTTCGACCTCCTTGACCCGCAGCATCAGCGCCAGCTGCGCCTCCGCCGGTCGAGCCTGGGGGAGGGGGACGACGCCGCCGGCCCCTACCCGGGCGGGCACCTCCACGACAGCGTCCGCCGGTAGGCCGGGGATCGCGGCGTCCGGCACACCGCCGGGGCCGGGGACCGTGTTGGGGGTATTCAGGACCAGTTCCGCGTCGCCGCCGCCGGCGAGGGCACGCATCACGGCCAGCGCGACGCGCTCGTACCCGCCGCCGGCCAGATCCTCCTCGTCCCGCTGCTCGCCGCCGCTCCGGGCCTCCGCCAGGTAGCCTTCCTCGCGGGACCGGCGGGCAGCGTCCCACAACCGGTACGCGTCCGCGCCGGCGGAGGCGAGCCGCGGGTACAGCTCAACCTGCTGCCGGTGGATGGACTCCCCGCGGGTCGTCGCTGCGGCGCGCATCGCGGCGACGGCGCGGGCGGTCTCGTAGTAGTAGTACAGGTACTCGTTCGGCAGGCAGCCCAGGGCGGCCAGGAACGGTTGCGGGAACAAGCGGCCCTCCTCGAACCCTGCCAGCGCCCCGGCGTCGGCGAGCAGGCCGGGCAGGACGTCCTCGCCGCCGGCTTCGAGCCGATACAGCCAGCCCAGGTGGTTGAGCCCGTAGTAGCCCACGCCGTCGAGCCTTCCTTCGGGCAGCCCGACGCCGGCCGCCCGGGCCGCGCGGCGCACCAGGCTGCCGGCCGAATCACAGATCCCAACGACCCTGGACCCCAGCACGGGGACCAGCGCCTCGGTCACCATGCCGGCCGGGTTGGTGAAATTGACCAGCCAGGCGCCGGGGCAGAGCCGCTGCATGGCCTGCCCGAGCTCCAGCATCGGCGGGATGGTGCGCAGCGCGTAGGCGATCCCGCCGGCGCCGGTCGTCTCCTGGCCCAGCAGGCCCAGGTCCTGCGCCACCCGCTCGTCGAGGGTCCGTCCCGCCGTGCCGCCGGGACGGATAGCGGCGAAGACCATGTCGACGCCGGTCAGCGCGTCGTTCAGTGCGGTGGTGGTGCGTACCGGCGGGCCCTGGGAGCCGGGCGGCGCCTGCTCCCGCAGGCAGGCCAGCACGGCCTCAATGGCGGCGAGCCGGCCGGCGTCGACGTCATAGAGCACCAGCTCCCGGACCAGCCCCGCAAAGGGGCCGGCGGAGAGCGCCCGGTAAACAAGCGGCACGCGGAAACCGCCGCCGCCAGCAATCATGAGCCGCATTCCAGCAGTCTATGCCGGGCAGGTTTGCGGGACCGGCATGTCCGGCTGTCGCCGCCCGCCGGGACGGCGTAGTGTGCGTTCTATGGACGCCATTCCAGCGCCTCGCTTCGACCCGCTTGCCGCCGTCCGCACGCCCGGGGCGGAGGGTTTTGACCTGCTGCTGACGGGCACCGTGTTCCAGGACATCATTTTCACCGGGTTGCCGCACGCGCCGCAGCCCGGGACGGAAGTCTGGAGCGAGGGGATGGGCAGCTGCCCCGGCGGGGTGGCGAACCAGGCGATCGCCGCGGCGCGGCTCGGTCTGCGGACCGGCCTTGCAGCCGCCTTCGGCGACGATGGCTACGGCGATTACAACTGGAAGATCCTGGACCGGCAGGAGCACGTTGACCTTTCCCTGTCCCGGCGCGTCCCTGGCTGGCATTCGCCGGTCACGGTGTCACTCAGCGTGGAGCGGGACAGGTCCATGGTGACGCACGGACACCCGGCCCCGGTCACGTCGACGGAACTGATCGGTTCACCGCCACCGGCCCTCGCCGCCGTCGCCGACCTCACGGAGGAGCTTGAACCGTGGGCTGCTGATGCGCACCGGGCCGGTGTCCGGCTTTTCGGCGACGTCGGCTGGGACCCCACGGGCGCGTGGGCCCAGGCCCGGCTGAAGAATCTGCAGTACTTCCACGCCTTCATGCCCAACCAGCAGGAAGCGATGGCCTTCACCGGAAAGGACAACCCCTGGGGGGCGCTCTACGCGCTCGCGGATAAGGTTCCGGTCGCCGTCGTGACGCTGGGAGCGCAGGGCGCCATGGCAGTGGACTCTGAAACCGGCGAGGAAGAGTGGGTGCCGTCGCTGCCGGTCCCGGCCTTCGATCCCACCGGGGCCGGTGACTGCTTCGGGGCCGCGTTCATCGTTGGCTGCCTGGCCGGCTGGCCGCTGGGGGACCGGCTCCGCTTCGCCAACCTGTGCGCCGCCCTGGCCGTGCAGCATGTGGGTGGCTCATTGGCCGCGCCGGGCTGGGGCGACCTGGCCGATTGGTGGCAGCGCGCCAACGCCCGCAAGGAACGCCAGGGCAGCCAGTGGCTCCGGCGCTACCGGTTCCTGGAAGAAATCGTCCGTGACGTGCCGGCGGAGGCCCAGCGGCGGGCCTCTGCAACCCTGGCCCACCTGTCCGACGCGTAGGAGACCCGGTGCGGGACCTGGATTCAGCAGCGTCTGTGGCCACCCGTAGAATCGTTGGGTGATATACCCAGCAGCAACAGGTGATTTTGAGCCCCTCGCGGACGCGGCGCCGTCCCGCGTCGAGGAGCGCTCGGCGGTAATCGACCTTGAGGCCATCCGGCACAACGTCCGCCGGCTGGCGTCCGTGGCTTCCCCGGCCAAGGTGATGGCCGTGGTGAAGGCCGACGCTTACGGCCATGGCGCCGTCCCTGTGGCCCGGGCCGCCCTCAGCGCGGGGGCCACCTGGCTGGGCGTCGCGCACATTTCCGAGGCCCTTGCCCTGCGTGCCGCCGGGATCGAGGCGCCGATGCTGGCGTGGCTGCACACCCCCGAAAGTAACTTCGGCGCCGCCGTGGCCGCCGGCATCGACATCGGTTGCTCCGGCTGGGAGCTGGGCCGCATCGTGGCCGCCGCCCGGGAGCAGGAGCGCCCCGCGCGGATCCACCTGAAAGTCGACACGGGGCTCGGCCGCAACGGCGCCACCCTGGCGACGTGGGACTCGCTGCTGGGCGAGGCCATCGAGTACCAGGACCAAGGGCTGCTGCGGGTCGTGGGGATCTTCTCCCACCTGGCCGTCGCGGACGAACCCGAACGACCGGAGACCGACGAGCAGCTGGCCGTGTTCCGCGAGGTCCTGGCCATGGCCCAGGATGCGGGCGTCGACCCCGAGGTCCGCCACCTTGCCAACACCCCGGCAACCTTGTCGCGGCCGGATACCCACTTCGACCTGGTGCGGGTGGGGCTGGGCATTTACGGGCTCTCCCCGTTCGAGGGGCAAAACTCGGCGGAAGTCGGGCTGCGTCCGGCGATGACGGTCCGGGCCCTCGTCTCGCATTGCAAGGACGTGCCGCCGGGCCAGGGCGTTTCCTACGGCCTGAACTACCGCACCAGCGGCAACAGCACGCTCGGCCTGGTCCCGCTGGGCTACGCCGACGGCGTGCCGCGGGTCGCCACCGGCGGCCCCGTCCGGGTGGCCGGTGTGAATTACCCCGTGGTGGGCCGCATCGCCATGGACCAGATGGTCATCGACCTGGGCCCGCTCTCTGTCTCCGCCGGCGGGACCTCGCTGCTCGGCGCGGAAGCGGTGCTGTTCGGTGACGGGACCGACGGCGGCCCCACCGCCGAGGACTGGGCCAGGGCAGCGGGCACCAACAACTATGAGATCGTCACCCGGATCAGCCCGCGCGTGCCCCGCCGCTACATCAACGAAGCGCCAATGCCCGGCGCCGGGACCATGCAGTGAGCGGCCCCGCCTGGGAGCGGACGCTCGACGTCGGGACTGCCGCCGGCACCCACGCCCTCGCGGCCGCGCTTGGTGCCGAGCTGCAAGCCGGGGACCTGCTGGTCCTCACCGGCGAGCTTGGCGCGGGGAAGACCACCTTCACCCAGGGGCTGGCCGAAGGCCTCGGCGTCCGGGCCGGAATCATTTCGCCCACGTTCGTGCTGGTCCGGATTCACCCCAATTTGCCGGACGGACCGCGCCCGGGCGGCCCGGACCTGGTCCATGTTGATGCGTACCGGCTTGGCTCGGCCGCCGAGGTCGATGACATCGACTTGGAGAACACGCTGGACAGTGCGGTGACCGTCGTGGAGTGGGGCCGGGACCGGGTTGAACACCTGAGCGAGAGCCGGCTCGAAGTGGAGCTCTACCGCCAGCTGGGCAGCGCCGGTACCGCCGGCAACAGCGCCGGCACGGGCTCGCAGCAAAGCGACCATCCCCCCGCAGGCCCGGTGCTGGACTTCGACACCGACGACGCCGACGAGCCCCGCACCGTGGTGTTCCGCGGCTTTGGCCCACGCTGGGCGGAGCCGCCGGCCGCCCTGGCCGGTCTGCCTGCCTCTCCCGCGACCCCGGAAACGGACTGAAGATGCTCATTCTCGCCATCGATACCTCGGCTGTCGCCAGCGCGGCACTCGTTTCCGACGACTCGCTGGAATCCGCTGTGGCCAGCTTCGCCACCGAGGACACCCGCAGCCATGCCGAGGTTCTCGCCCCGGGCATCGACCGGCTGCTGACCGGCGCGGGCCTCCGGGGCGCCGACGTCGACGTCATTGTCACCGGGGTGGGGCCGGGGCCGTTCACCGGCCTCCGCTCGGGCATTGTCACCGCGCGCAGCCTGGCTTTTGTCTGGCAAAAGCCGCTTTACGGGCTGATGAGCCTTGATGCGATTGCCCTTGAGGTGGCCGAATCGACGGAATCCGCCGCGGAGTTCATCGTCGCCACCGACGCGCGGCGCAAGGAAGTCTACTGGGCCCGGTACGCCCTCGCCGGCGGCCAGTTGCCGCAGCTGCTGGACGGGCCGCACGTGGGCTTCGCCGCCGACCTGCCCGACCTTCCGGTCTACGGTGCCGGTGCCGGCCTGTATGCGGACGTGCTGAAAGCTGTCCCGGAATTTGCGGGCCGGCAACCCGAGGCACTGTCGCTGGGCCAGTTCGCGCTGGCACGCCTGGCCGCGGGCGGGCAGCTCCTGGACACCACCCCGTTGTACCTGCGCGAATCCGATGCGCAGGTTCCCGGCCCGCGGAAGCGCGCGCTGTGAGCGCCCCGGCCGCTAAGCCGGAACGGACCGGCGCCGTCCTGAGGTCGATGGTGCCGGCTGACATCCCGGCTGTGCACGCGCTGGAGGCCAG contains:
- a CDS encoding 6-phospho-beta-glucosidase, giving the protein MRLMIAGGGGFRVPLVYRALSAGPFAGLVRELVLYDVDAGRLAAIEAVLACLREQAPPGSQGPPVRTTTALNDALTGVDMVFAAIRPGGTAGRTLDERVAQDLGLLGQETTGAGGIAYALRTIPPMLELGQAMQRLCPGAWLVNFTNPAGMVTEALVPVLGSRVVGICDSAGSLVRRAARAAGVGLPEGRLDGVGYYGLNHLGWLYRLEAGGEDVLPGLLADAGALAGFEEGRLFPQPFLAALGCLPNEYLYYYYETARAVAAMRAAATTRGESIHRQQVELYPRLASAGADAYRLWDAARRSREEGYLAEARSGGEQRDEEDLAGGGYERVALAVMRALAGGGDAELVLNTPNTVPGPGGVPDAAIPGLPADAVVEVPARVGAGGVVPLPQARPAEAQLALMLRVKEVERLVVRAAAPAGAAPAGPGWAGPGTRREAALAAFARHPLVDSDALAARLLSGYEAAFPQLRELWRRDS
- the mshA gene encoding D-inositol-3-phosphate glycosyltransferase; this translates as MPLVRRVAFLSLHTSPMEQPGSGDAGGMNVYIRALAAALAEDGVEVEIFTRSTAAGQAAVEHPSPGVCVHNVLAGPPHKVPKEELPALLHSMVAEIDRIKQLQPHGRYDVIHSHYWVSGAAGLELSQLWGVPLVHTMHTMAKVKNLLLESGEQPEPRRREEGEHRIVDGATRLIANTGAEAAELVSHYDADPDHIDVAPPGVDLTIFTPAFRGRARSQHGVPPGRFHLLFAGRIQRLKGPQILIKAAALLRARRPDIDLQLTILGAVSGNKDFDLKALITAAGMDDVVTHHPPVSAPKLAGWYRSADVVVMPSYSESFGLVALEAQACGTPVVATKVGGLSRAIFDGRTGLLVEGHKAADWADALEALHDDPATREDMGRAASVHAQGFGWQRTAAITLESYQAALVQYFGTRSSIPAGHTP
- the mgrA gene encoding L-glyceraldehyde 3-phosphate reductase; its protein translation is MTYVAAETRYDSMPYRRVGRSGLKLPAISLGLWHNFGDDKPFEVQRAILRRAFDLGVTHFDLANNYGPAAGSAETNFGRHLKDDFAPYRDELVISSKAGYNMWPGPYGEWGSRKYLLASLDQSLTRMGLDYVDIFYSHRPDPETPLEETMGALDQAVRSGKALYAGISSYTPEQTVEAARILKELGTPLLIHQPSYSMLNRWTENGSPSLYEALEQVGAGSIAFSPLAQGMLTDRYLNGVPEDSRAAQNKSLDEATITGEKLDRVRGLNRIAEGRDQTLAQMAIAWVLRDQVKGSPVTSALVGASSVRQLEDTLAAVNNLGFTADELDAIDEFAVESDINLWSQK
- a CDS encoding GNAT family N-acetyltransferase, with the translated sequence MSTNDESRQVPWLIREATGEDWPGIWQIVEPVVRAGETFAWDRDTTEDQARAKWFQSPPGRTFVAVGTGELDGVVLGTGEMHPNQRGGGSHVANAGYMVRAGQGGRGLARALCAYSLEAARTAGFRAMQFNAVVETNTRAVAAWQAMGFEVLATTPEAFNHPSQGYVGLHVMYRRL
- a CDS encoding inositol-3-phosphate synthase, producing MSANPIRVAIVGVGNCATSLVQGVQYYQDADPETTIPGLMHVQFGKYHVNDVQFVAAFDVDGKKVGQDLSAAILASENNTIKIADVPPTGVTVQRGPTLDGLGKYYLETIEQSPEEPVDVVQALKDAEVDVMVCYLPVGSQEAAEFYAQCAIDAGVAFVNALPVFIAGTKAWADKFTAAGVPIVGDDIKSQIGATITHRVMAKLFEDRGVTLDRTYQLNVGGNMDFKNMLERDRLESKKISKTQAVTSNVEAELAAKDVHIGPSDYVQWLDDRKWAFVRLEGRNFGDAPVSLEYKLEVWDSPNSAGVIIDAVRAAKIGLDRGIGGPLLSASSYFMKSPPEQFNDDLGREKVEAFIRGDLER
- a CDS encoding carbohydrate kinase family protein is translated as MDAIPAPRFDPLAAVRTPGAEGFDLLLTGTVFQDIIFTGLPHAPQPGTEVWSEGMGSCPGGVANQAIAAARLGLRTGLAAAFGDDGYGDYNWKILDRQEHVDLSLSRRVPGWHSPVTVSLSVERDRSMVTHGHPAPVTSTELIGSPPPALAAVADLTEELEPWAADAHRAGVRLFGDVGWDPTGAWAQARLKNLQYFHAFMPNQQEAMAFTGKDNPWGALYALADKVPVAVVTLGAQGAMAVDSETGEEEWVPSLPVPAFDPTGAGDCFGAAFIVGCLAGWPLGDRLRFANLCAALAVQHVGGSLAAPGWGDLADWWQRANARKERQGSQWLRRYRFLEEIVRDVPAEAQRRASATLAHLSDA